The Apium graveolens cultivar Ventura chromosome 10, ASM990537v1, whole genome shotgun sequence nucleotide sequence TGATGTCTTGTTGATAAGTTAGCTAATTTGGGTTCAATTGTATGATATGGTGTACTTGAACAAGTGTACATATGATAGAACTATAAATGTACCAGCACTTGAATTTAGGTGTACCTTTTGCCTCATCCTTGGAACTATGTGTATGTAAAATGTTATTATATGTCTCTTACGCAAtgttatattttatattttccaGATATTACTGAATTTTAAACTTTGAGAGGAAATCCACCTATTTAAGGAACTTGCTAAGGTTTGATAATCATCCGTCATTCAACATTGATCACAAGTGGAGTTCATGAGAATCTATACATTTGAGCTACACAAGTAAATCATTATCCCCTTTAGATCCGTTACTTCTCAGTTTGATGTATTTGTTCACGTTCTACTTAGATGATGGGGGATTTTGGTATGGCCTCAATGTTTCGGTGTTAGTTATAATTAACAGTAGATGATGACAAATATGATGAAGATCAATTTGTTTTCTCGGGTACCATTGTAACTGTATGTCTTCCTAGTTCCTGGATTTTGTAACACTATTCATTCACCTGGAAGTCCTTGTCAACCGAGTCATACAAATAATACTGAATTGTCATACTTTTAACATGGATGAGACTATAACTGCCAATAATCAGCCCAGCATATTTCAACGACATCTCTCTGCCGTTGTACCCATGCTACTGGTTGCAATCTCATATATTGACCCTGGAAAGTGGGTTGCAGCTGTTGACGTAGGAGCCCGTTATGAGTGTAATACTGTATTGGTGATGCTTGTTTTAAATCTTGCCGCAATCTTGTGTCAGTACCTGTCTGCTCGTATTGCAGTGGTTACTGGAAAAGATCTTGCTCAGGTACATTTACCTTTAAGCTCTAGCTTTCGATAAACCATAAAGTGCGTTAacttttattatatatattattgatcCAGAGAAAGGTTCCAGCAGCAGGAGCAAATCATAGACAAATGCTATCACTACAAATTGAAATTAGACATTTTGTGCAATTCTatacttttaaaatatttaatgCACCATGTTACCTACCAGCGTCAACATGAGGATACTGGTAATCATATTAAGGAAAAATAATTGGAAAAGACTAAATTAGGTACTACGAACTTGTACAGAGGATAATCAGTTAATCAGACAACCGTGGtataaaaattttaaaagtaCTAAGATATCTCGTTTACAGATCGATctaaatctacacaaaatttacacGCATCAAACTATAGCGCTGCTGCCACTTTTTAGGTGACATTGGCTCTATATAAACCCCCCAAAAGTTAAAATCCAGTGTACTGAGATCAGGTTTAAGTTTGTTGGAATCTGTAGGGACTGACTATGGTTTTGCTTCAGTCAGATAGTCatctatttttattaaaattaaaatagcAGGCTAGATTGCTACTTGAAAGGTAAAGCCTAGATAATAGTTAAAACCTAGATAATAGTCTAGGTCATTTAGTAGACATAAGTTCCTTATCTCTATTGTCACTCATCTAAAATCTCAAAGGTGTTAGAGGATTATAACACCCCTCATTTATGGGTCGAAAAGTGGATCACGGCGCCCATCTTTTGGGGGGGGGCATCTTTGGGGCGTTAATTTGCATTTCGTGCCACGATAAATTATGAGAATATTGGCGGTGACAGAGATCGAACCTGAGTCTTCTGCAGCGCCTGAGCTCTGACACCAAGTTAAGCAACCAACTCATCTAAAACCTTTAGAGGAAGGCCATTTCCAAGATCTTATATTAATATTCTAACACTAGTCATTTGCGGGAATTTAAATACCCACACACTAAACCTCCTCTGAGGTTTGAGACTTTAAACTCTTATTATTACCAAGAGGCCTATCCGCTAGGCTAAAAGCCAATCTCTCGATTTGTCTGCCTTACTGAAATTTCTCTTTAATGCGCAATATAAAAGATCTGCAGCGAGGAGTATGGCAAGGTCACATGCATCCTCTTGGGAGTTCAATTGGAGCTATCTATGATTGTTTTGGACCTTACAATGGTAGCTTTTTTTATCTCCTAGTACTTGTTAGTTCTAATTTTGTTATTCTTTAACTGAACTACTTCTGACAGTTCTAATATAACTGCATTAACTTCTGTAGATTCTTGGCATTGCGCATGGGCTTAATCTTTTTCTTGGAGTGGACTTGTTTACCTCTGTCATCCTGACTTCCACAGATGCTATTCTTTTTCcgtttttctctttctttttggTAGGTTACCTTGCTCATCCCCCCCCCCCCATTTTGTACATGTGTGTGTATATTAACACCTCTTTTCTACTCAATGTCATACCTATAATCTGTACAAACTTTATTTCACAATATTACATTCTTATTTTTTTTTCCCAGGAGCACAAGGCAAAAGTTCTATGCATATACACGGGGGCctttatatttttttcttataCATTTGGCGCTCTTGTTAGTCAATCAGGACTACCGCTCTCCCCAGGAGGGACACTAATTAACTTAAGCGGGGAAAGTTCTCCTGCATTTATGAGTCTTCTTGGAGCAAGTGTTATGCCCCACAACTTTTACCTCCATTCTTCTCTTGTGAAGGTCTGGCTTTCTCTTGGGAACTGTTTTTCTTCAATTATATTTTCACTTTTCTTTAGGGAAAAAAATGCCATGAACAACTTCTATGAGATGATAACCTTGTAGTCAAACTGCCAATTCATATTGCGATTTGGTAATTAGATTCAAGCTATTACCAAGAACCAAGCCTATTTTTTAATGGATCATGCCACAGAAATTCATTGAGTAGGTTGCATTGTGAAACTGTTTGTTATCATTATTTATCTGGTGTTTTATGAATTGCTTTGCATGGTTTTTCCATCATTCATTTTTCCCTTGCGAGATAGAAAACTATGAGGAAATCGTCTGATTGTCCGTGTAAATGATTCTTAAGCAGTTATATTACAGGCCATGCTTATTTCATACGTACTGAGTCTTCCGTTTGTTAAGTAGCTGAACCCTTTTATCCAAAAATGGAATAGTTTGCTAGAACCTGAACTAAATACATCAAAGTCTGCTGTGCTAGGCAGATGGGTGATTCTTTCTGGTTGTGCTATGTGGTCTACTTTGATGTAGGGTAAATTTGAttaagtataatatatatatcaaggCTATAATTGAAAACCAGAAATTTTTTTGCAATATTTTTCGTGATTAatgataattatattattattactCTTTATTTATATATGTAAATTTAAACTAGAACGCATTTGGTTGCATACTTCTTGTTGAATGATTGTAATGATGGTGTTAGTACAGACAGAACAGCTTTCTCCATGGTGAGGAATCGTCTCTGTATGGCAAATAGATAGAACAGTTTTCGCGGGCAGTATCTTTCATCGACAGGAATCTTGTTGAATGATTGTAAATGTTTGTGTCAGATCACGTTGGTCATACTACACGAGCATTAAGTATAACCCACTTTACAGTAAAAGGATCTGGTCAGCGTAACCTGAAAGTTCACATTTGAACCATGAGGGTTGTAATTATGATTATTATAGAATGAAGCAAAATTGGTTAACAAAAAAATAGGAAGAAGCAGAGAGTGCATCCACCCTCATGCGTGTATATGGTGGAGATGGGGTATTGATCCTCTGAATTTGCTGTCCTATTGAAAGATGCTTTTGAGTTTATTAATGTGTGAATTTTaacaattattcaagaacaagcGTACTATTCATTTTCAAGTTCTTTTAGCTATATGTGGTTGACTTGTTGCTTGAATGAAACTTTTTTTAGTTTCTACTTGAAAGAAAGTATTAATTACATTAAGCTTCTTGATTATTTACTATAAAGCCAAGGTCTTTTCCTGATAGATACAATAAACATCTTCTGTTTTCGATATGCATAGCATATTTTTGCCTGTAAGAGAGATGAGATTTTGTTCTTGTTCAAATTTTTGCAGCAACAACGAGGAGGAAGATGTATTTCTAAGGAAACTGAATGTCATGACCATTTATTTTCAGTAGTATGTATATTCAGTGGAATTTTCCTGGTAAATTATCTGCTGGTTCACTCGGCGGCAAATGCGTTGTACAGTGCTGACCTTTTACTCACGTATTATGATGTGCTTTCGTTGACAGACCAGGTATTAATATTATAACAATATTTTTTTTGGAATGTATGCATCAAATGAAGCAATTTATCACAGTAATGAGATGTATAGCAGTAATGGGATGTATAACTGACTTCCATGCTACCCAAAATTGATGCAGGGATTCATGGAATTGGTGTTACCCTTTGCCTTGacagtgattcttattttctctaaccaTATTACAGCATTAAGCTGGAAGCTTGGTAGACAAGCTGTCCTGCATAAATTATTTAAAGTGCCTTTCCCTGGTTGGCTTCATCATTCAGTAATTAGGGTTATAGCCATTGTTCCAGCCCTTTATTGTGTGCGGAATTCAGAAGCTGAAGGTACATACCAACTGATGCATTTTACTCAGATTGTGGTAGCTTTTTTGCTTCCATCATCTGTGATCCTTCTCTATCGAGTTTCTACTTCCAGCTCAGTAATGGGTGTTTATAAAATTTCTGTGCCTGTGGAGTTCCTAGTATTTAGCACTTTTGTTGGGATGCTTGGCATTGAAATTGTATTTGTGGCAGAGTTGATCTTTGGTAGCAGTGATTGGGTTACTAATATGCAGTGGAACATGTGGAGCGACATATCAATCATTTATATTATTCTTATTAGTACAGCAAGTTTTTCCCTGTGTCTAATTTTCTTGCTAGCAACGAACCCTTTATCATACGGAACTTCTAGCTTTGATGTTCAGACTTGCAATTTAAATGTCCAATCTTCTATGCCCGGATTTTCTAAAGAAAGAGTACATCATGGTTTTTTGAATGAGAGCGGATACCGGGCAGACGACTTAATTCAAAAACAAGAACCTGTGACTGAATCTGATGGGAATGATCTACTTGTATCAGCTTCAACTTCTACTCTGGGTTCAGACTCATTGTTGGATTCTGAGAGTAGGCCTCAATTGATTACCATCAAGGAGAAATGTTCAGATATTACATATACAACTGCTTCTATATGTAATGTAAAAGATTTAGAAACCAGAGATGACATTGCCCCTGAGTCAATTTCTTGTAAAGAAATTTCTGGTGGTGAAGGTGAACCTGTGCATGATACTACCTTGACTACTAAAAAGTTAGATTTACCGGTGTGTACCCTGAATGCGGAGGTATATTTACAGACTCAGAAAGATGGTGGAGTTGATACCTTGGATCCTGAAGAATCATCTAAGCCATTGTCCGGAAACAGTCCATCTCTGACATACGAAGGCCCAGGCTCGTACAGAAGTCTTAGTGGAAAAGCTGACGATGTAGGGAGTGGTGCTGGAAGTTTTTCAAGACTGGCAGGATTAGGGCGTGCTGCAAGACGTCAATTAGCTGTAGTTCTTGATGAATTTTGGGGACAACTGTTTGATTTTCATGGAAAAGCAACTGCAGAAGCAAAGTCTAATAGACTGGACACTCTTTTTGGGGTAGATTCAAAGGTGGACCTAAAGCAAAGTTGTGTGTCGCCGAAAGTAGACAACTTTAGAAATGAGTTCACTAGAAATGTACCTTATTCGGGGGAAAGAAACTCCAATGCTTTTACCAGTTCAAGTTTATATAAGTTTCCAGTGCAGCAGAGTGGGCAAAACAATGTTTCTTATGGGGTTCAAAGCGATTTTTCATCATTACGGTCAAGCAATACACAGCTTTTGGATACATATATGCAGAACTCCAGTAACCATGATGTGGACTCTAGCGAGAGACGCTATTCTAGTATGCGGCTTCCACCATCCACTGATGTATATAATGATCAGCCAGCAACTGTACATGGTTACCAGATGGCTTATCTCAGTCGTATAGCTAAAGAAAGGAATAATGGTTATTTAAATAGTCAGATGGATTTGTCATCCCCAAAATCTCCTTCCGTCGCTTACAGAGATCCACTTTCTGTTGCTGCTGGGCAAAAACCTCGAGTCGCACCAAGCGCCAAAACACCACCTGGTTTTCCGAGTGTTCCTATATCAAGGACCAGTACCCTGCAACCTGGGAGGCCGTTTCAAGGTATTTCTCCTGGTCTATCTGCTGACATCGTCGGGACAGCAGTAAATGAAAAAAAATATCATAGCTTACCAGACATTTCTGGACTGTCACTTCCTTACAGAAAATCATTGCATTCTACTATGGGTGTTTCATATGATAATACTACAATGTACCGACCGTCAATGGGTTACACATTGCAGGAAGCAGCCTTGTATCCAACCCCTCTATCCAAGGTTCACCTTAGCCCTTCATCTACTACGGGGGGAGCTCCTATATATGTTGATAATTTCCCTTCTAAAGTTGGCATAGATGCTTACTCATTACAGATCAATTCAAGTTCACACACTGGGTCTCTGTGGTCTCGACAGCCTTCTGAACAGTTTGGTGTGTCTGGTAGAGCTCGTCAAATTGAGGTTGAGGGAACTAGAAATAGTCAGAGTTCAATAATTCAGGAGACCCCGTCTTTGGTAGGCTTTGAAGAGAATATCCTTCAATCTTTCAGAATTTGTATTCAAAAGCTCTTAAAGCTTGAAGGATCTGATTGGTTGTTTAGACAAAATGATGGGGCAGATGAGGATCTAATAGACCGTGTGGGTGCAAGGGAGAGGGTTTTGTATGAAGCTGAACTTCGAATGTGTATAGGTGAATCTCATTTACCTGTCGAGAAAAATCCTGGCTTGGCACCAAAAAATGAGGAAATAGCTTCACTCCCTCAATGTGGGGAAGGTTGTATTTGGAGAGTGGATCTTATTATCAGTTTTGGTGTTTGGTGCATACATAGGGTTCTTGAGCTTTCACTTCTGGAAAGCAGGCCAGAGTTATGGGGCAAATACACATACGTTTTGAATCGTCTCCAAGTAAGTTCTTTTAGTTCTTTCATATTACCAGTGCTTCTGTTTATTCTATCAAGTTGCCTGACATCAGAGGAACCTCTAAATTCCTTAAGCTATGTATATTTAAATGATGTATATTTCCAACTTATAATATATTAAGACATTTCATTTAAGTGTTTCTTGCTTATTATGTTTTTAGTCCGGCACCTGAACCCTTTTTTAGGATGACGAGAGACAAGATTGAGCTTGttgagtttttttttttttttggggGGGGGGGTATAGGGGGTCGGGAAAGAGAGAATGAAGCATGAGTTATCTTAATTTCTTTTATTTTGATCACCATTTAGAATGGGAGAGAAAAAGTTAGGCCTCACTCCTAAGATGGAATAAATACTTACAGTATGCAGCTGACTCCCATGTCTCACATTCAGCATGTCTCACATAAGCTCTATGGTCAAGGTAGATTATTATCTAGAGTCTGTAGACTGACTAGGGTTCTGTTCTGTTATCAAAGAATCGAGCTCTGCATGTTCACTGTTAAAGATTAGGGAACTAACACTACTTGTTCTCAGCTTATTTGCGTTGCTCATGCTCTGCTTGTTAAAAATAGGTGAGGACAAGGTTGACCTTGAAATGTTTGCGAGCTGCTAGATAAGAAAATCCTATTTTAATACACTGAAAACAGTTCATTGAATGTCGTATGAGAATGGTACATGAAACTGTACCTAAATATTAAACAGCATGTCTTAGGGACTAGGGCAATTAATTTATTTAGTAATATAAAAATTATGTAGGTAATAATTTGATTATTATGTTTTAGAGTGTTTATTTGATTACTATGATTAGGACTTCGAGCTTAGCCTTATTTTTCCCGGCACTGCAGATGAttatctatttatttttattaaatatgtCTGTTGTTGTACCTAGTGTAGCAGCAACGACTATTATTTAACTTACCCTCAGATTCCTCCAATTTTTATCTGATTAACACTTGTCGTGCAGCGCATCGTTAGTATAACATTAAGTATGTTAAAATCATATATTCTTATTTTATCATTCCTTTTGTTACAGGGGATCATCGATTTAGCATTTTCAAAACCTCGTTCACCGATGACCCCGTGCTTGTGCCTTCAAATACCTTCCACACACGAACAGTCACCACCACGTATTTTATATGGGAGCCTGCCCCCACCTGCAAAACAAGCCAGAGGGAAAAGTACAACAGCAGCAATGCTTTTGGAAATGGTTAAGGATGTCGAAATTGCAATATCATGTCGTAAGGGGCGAACTGGTACTGCAGCCGGTGATGTGGCTTTTCCTAAAGGTAAGGAAAATCTGGCATCAGTCTTGAAAAGGTACAAGCGTCGTTTAATCAGCCAGCCAGTGCCTTCTCATGATATCAGACCGGGTTAACTAGCCAAGTCAGTGCTCTCTCACGAGGTAGTAGACTAGGGCCAGTGAAGAATATTTTTTTTAGTGACAGgtttttggcttttgtttaatgGTTCATTTCAAGTGGGAGCATTGTTCTTGAGTTTTATGATATATGGAAATGTGAAATTGTCTGGTTAGTTGAGTCAGGTATGGTCAGTTAAGAACTTTCTACTGTATTTCAATTTCACAATCTCAGTCTCTTTAAATTTTATTCAGGATTCAAGCATGCTAAACACAATCTCCGTTTTGTGTATATAAAAACTTGCATAGGATATGATTAGCTGTAGTGGGGTGTACAATCACGGAAGGGATGCTATGCATGGGGGTAGAAGAAGAATGACAAGACCGGAAAATCCTAGCCTTAGCAATTGTCGCCGCCATCCTCTCACGTCAAGTTACAGAGAGGAGCAACGGCCAAGGAAAATGCTCATGTACGAAAGCAGGGCAGACACACTCAACTCACTTCAAATAATGTTACTGGGGTGGTGGTTGCAAGAGTGTTGAGGTTCCTTTTTAATTTTGTGCTGTACAGATGACTGTATTTTAAATGGAACAAGTTTGTAGTTGAGCAATAGCAACTAAGTTTGTAGTTGAGCAATAGCAACCAAGTTTGTAGTTGACCAATAGCAACTGCATTTGAATGCCTGTAGGGAGTTACTCTGCCAAACAATAAAATGGTTGGCTTTGGTTGGATGACTCAGAGCCCCTTTATGACTTTCTGGTCTTGGATTTACCATTGCTTTATTAACAAAATATGAAGTTTtagaaaaaagaaaattattttttgaattaatttttaacTAAAAAGCAGGAGACTGATTAAAACATTTGTTTTTATATGATCTCAAACAAAATCatcaaatttattttaaaaatatattccCTTGCTGTCAAAACAAGTTCATTTAACCTAGTTTTCGGCAAAGCTTGAGTGGAACCCCTATATTTTCAGGGACGGACCGGTGCTCGCCGCAGTTCTAACTTTTATGTGTTAATTTTGTATATATGTGTACGCCAATTTAGAAATTAAATTTTAGTGATATCGATTatttttttgtatatatatgcttaaatttttatttttaaaaatattaaatagagaaaaaaagaaaaaacatTTTTTAGGGGACACTTGTCACCGCTATCCTcctgtatatatgtgtatatatatagcaAGGTATAATTTCAGTTTTCAGGAACACCATATGAAGAAAAAGAAGTTGTTGCCTGTTATTTTATCCAACTGAACAATATTACTAGTCAAATGTTAAACTCAACGACATGTTTTTTACTACAAATTAACTAAAACTGATGCAATATCGACCCACCAAGCGTGCAAAATTTGTAACTAAAAAAAATTAGGCTCGTCAACAATATTCAACCTTTTTAATTTTCATGGTCCTGTTTGtcggtttttaaaattttagcCCGAAATACTCACCATACAACATTTTTGCCTTAGGGTGATGGGCAGTTAGATACAGTGACGATTTAGCGCATTTGGTAGATTAGGCCAAACATAATTAAAAAGTgatattttgataattatttctaaaaaattgttaaaaaatgCATAATTTGATATTATCAGCGATAAAAAAATAAACATCAGCTCTAagattaaaacaaaataaattttgttATTGTTGTTTTAACTTTTTACAAATGAATGCAAGGGGATTCGAATACTTAAAAAAAATTGTTATCTACTATGGCACACATCAATATTTTAAGAACAAAATTGAAATTCCTTGCATTTCTCGTATTTGAATGATTACTTCCTAAAGAGGATCATTATAGTGGAGTATATAATTTTAATAACTGTAAAATAAGAATAgaggaatttttaataattacGTATGGATGAATCACCCATAATCTAGTCAAATACTGAGTGGAAGTGGAAGCGGAAGTGCGTAACAAATTATTGAAATTTTGTAAAAGCACAATtggtacaataataaaataaatatatatacagTTCACTTAAATCTGAGCCGTCAGTCATGTAGAGAAAGAAAAAAACAAAAGAAGGGAGAAATAGGATACAACGAAAAAGGTGGTTGGTAGGTGGCGCCAAGGAATACAAGTGGATGATATACAAACAAGTTTTACAAATTCATTTTAGTGGACTCCAAGTAGGGGTGGATCTTGAAGGGTTGTTAACGTAAATAattattttacattttttttatttttaaaatatttaaaaaagttataaaaattagaaaataagAGGGTCACTTCCAAAATTTACTCAATTCTTCCTAAGAAAAAATGTTTAGATCGGCCCCGACTACAAGCAAGTTCTCTGCTCATTCATAACCTTGTTTTGCTCCACTTGTGCATCTCAGTTTAAAATCTCATACTCCTCTTTAAAAATGACTTATTTATCTGCATGTATTATGCCATCATCTATAATCATATTCTAATTGTATTCAACTACGAGCATGGTTATAAAAATTGAATCAGGCgatttttttaaaagaaatatTGATATATCGCTCAAAAAATAATAAAAGTATTTTCTCATTATTACTGATTTTCGataaatcatttaaaattttaaaaatcgtccgataaatcACAAATTTGTACAACTTAACcgaataattttaaaatccgaAATATGTAAGCATTTGTATAAGTAAGAAGACAAAATTTTCACAACTACGGTTGATTTCCTTTGGCCGTAGAAGCTGtgaaaacaatctgcgattaatacaaataatcaaacaagtgtgtgcgtgagtaaacgaaatcaaacggaggaagaaaagatataaacagaagagagatcctcgagtccagttgaaactgtctccttaaagctatttcgcctctcaccgtatgtgcgagtcgatagcctcccaggataaaacgaggtagcggcggcgttacggataacgagcaccttcagcgagcttaAACGGacacgaaactatcaccgagagagagagagagatttgtgtttagaggcgaatatgtttttggtgtgtctaaccctaacgccttagaggtgtttatataggtgtagatagacttgtgcgctactcttttccataattaaatatcattaattatggaatcggtgtaatacttgcaagctactctattccataaataatctgaaacagaatcagattaaatatatcaagacatacaccatatcaattaatctgaaacaaaatcaaattaatttatgccataatatttgagccaaattctaatggaaaataataatttccattattgagagaatatcatcatatctcacacatcgtttagtcataatgctcaaaaatatgacttaccaatatgggacttataccgtttatgtaaacgatgatatacttatcactatatcgtttctgactcgttcagctctcatgagtatgtccattttggccatggaacatcgtcctggttctgcagaaatttctaaagaattgtgcctcgcaattctcctttgaagcggccccacttctctcccacataggtgatctttatcttatagagtaacccgcgtttactcaactgaattccatgcgttcactcctgagctccatgtattcatcaaagatcattaaaggctcaaagcttaacctcgtaccttacgggtctcactgtttcctcatcataggaacaggccaggggttacccccacagtgatttggtcatcatgatttagttgtcccattgcaccaagttcttgggatctccagtcaacaatggttgggtgtccaccatgatgccgttaagcaataggcttaaggcccatcactctcgatgatttctcaaccacttctcttgataaccctttggttagtggatccgcgatattatcctttgacggtatatagtcaatagtgataattccggttgagatcaattgtctaatggaactgtgtcgtcgtcgtatatgacgagactttccattatacatcgtgctctgtgctctgccaatagcggattgactatcacggtgaatccctattgcagttacaggctttggccatcttggaatatcctccagaaactgacgtagatattcagcctcttcggcgcatttatctagtgccacaaactcagcttccatcgtggaatgagttatcaccgtttgttttgaggatttccatgatattgccgctccagctaatgtaaacacatagccactcgtagacttaagtgctttcttgctagatatccaatttgcgtcagtatatccttctaatactgctgggtatctgccatagtgcagtccatagtctcgagttcccctcaagtaccttagtacccttataatcgctttccagtgatcagctcccggattactcgtaaacctactcaacttgctaattgagtat carries:
- the LOC141692496 gene encoding ethylene-insensitive protein 2.1-like codes for the protein MDETITANNQPSIFQRHLSAVVPMLLVAISYIDPGKWVAAVDVGARYECNTVLVMLVLNLAAILCQYLSARIAVVTGKDLAQICSEEYGKVTCILLGVQLELSMIVLDLTMILGIAHGLNLFLGVDLFTSVILTSTDAILFPFFSFFLEHKAKVLCIYTGAFIFFSYTFGALVSQSGLPLSPGGTLINLSGESSPAFMSLLGASVMPHNFYLHSSLVKQQRGGRCISKETECHDHLFSVVCIFSGIFLVNYLLVHSAANALYSADLLLTYYDVLSLTDQGFMELVLPFALTVILIFSNHITALSWKLGRQAVLHKLFKVPFPGWLHHSVIRVIAIVPALYCVRNSEAEGTYQLMHFTQIVVAFLLPSSVILLYRVSTSSSVMGVYKISVPVEFLVFSTFVGMLGIEIVFVAELIFGSSDWVTNMQWNMWSDISIIYIILISTASFSLCLIFLLATNPLSYGTSSFDVQTCNLNVQSSMPGFSKERVHHGFLNESGYRADDLIQKQEPVTESDGNDLLVSASTSTLGSDSLLDSESRPQLITIKEKCSDITYTTASICNVKDLETRDDIAPESISCKEISGGEGEPVHDTTLTTKKLDLPVCTLNAEVYLQTQKDGGVDTLDPEESSKPLSGNSPSLTYEGPGSYRSLSGKADDVGSGAGSFSRLAGLGRAARRQLAVVLDEFWGQLFDFHGKATAEAKSNRLDTLFGVDSKVDLKQSCVSPKVDNFRNEFTRNVPYSGERNSNAFTSSSLYKFPVQQSGQNNVSYGVQSDFSSLRSSNTQLLDTYMQNSSNHDVDSSERRYSSMRLPPSTDVYNDQPATVHGYQMAYLSRIAKERNNGYLNSQMDLSSPKSPSVAYRDPLSVAAGQKPRVAPSAKTPPGFPSVPISRTSTLQPGRPFQGISPGLSADIVGTAVNEKKYHSLPDISGLSLPYRKSLHSTMGVSYDNTTMYRPSMGYTLQEAALYPTPLSKVHLSPSSTTGGAPIYVDNFPSKVGIDAYSLQINSSSHTGSLWSRQPSEQFGVSGRARQIEVEGTRNSQSSIIQETPSLVGFEENILQSFRICIQKLLKLEGSDWLFRQNDGADEDLIDRVGARERVLYEAELRMCIGESHLPVEKNPGLAPKNEEIASLPQCGEGCIWRVDLIISFGVWCIHRVLELSLLESRPELWGKYTYVLNRLQGIIDLAFSKPRSPMTPCLCLQIPSTHEQSPPRILYGSLPPPAKQARGKSTTAAMLLEMVKDVEIAISCRKGRTGTAAGDVAFPKGKENLASVLKRYKRRLISQPVPSHDIRPG